The Pueribacillus theae genome has a window encoding:
- the dusB gene encoding tRNA dihydrouridine synthase DusB codes for MLKIGDITMKNQVVLAPMAGVCNPAFRLIAKEFGAGLVCAEMVSDKAILHENEKTLRMLYVDEREKPLSLQIFGGEKETLVGAARYVEKATNADIIDINMGCPVPKITSCDAGAKWLLDPDKIYEMVKVVVNAVDMPVTVKMRIGWDEDHIYAVDNAKAVEAAGGAAVAVHGRTRVQMYEGKANWDIIKQVKDAVSIPVIGNGDVVTPMDAKRMLDLTGVDGVMIGRGALGNPWMLYQTIQYLETGEIPPMPTPSEKIEVCLLHLERLIRLKGEKIAVMEMRKHAAWYLKGLRGNAKIRRKINEIETKGELTAVLYDYVDQLRDDQEAEAV; via the coding sequence ATGCTTAAAATTGGTGACATTACGATGAAGAATCAGGTCGTGTTAGCTCCGATGGCCGGTGTGTGCAATCCGGCATTTCGTTTGATTGCAAAGGAGTTTGGCGCAGGCCTTGTATGTGCAGAGATGGTCAGTGACAAAGCGATCCTGCACGAAAATGAAAAAACGTTAAGGATGCTTTACGTTGATGAACGTGAAAAGCCGCTCAGCTTGCAAATTTTCGGTGGGGAGAAAGAAACGCTGGTTGGTGCCGCCCGTTATGTTGAGAAAGCAACAAATGCCGATATCATCGACATTAACATGGGGTGCCCTGTTCCTAAGATTACTTCATGTGATGCAGGAGCAAAGTGGCTTCTTGATCCAGATAAAATTTATGAAATGGTTAAGGTTGTTGTGAATGCAGTGGATATGCCTGTTACAGTAAAAATGCGAATTGGCTGGGATGAGGACCATATTTATGCCGTTGACAATGCAAAAGCTGTGGAGGCTGCAGGCGGTGCAGCTGTTGCGGTTCATGGCCGTACCCGTGTGCAAATGTATGAAGGCAAAGCGAATTGGGACATTATTAAACAAGTAAAAGATGCCGTATCGATCCCTGTTATCGGAAATGGAGATGTCGTCACACCGATGGATGCGAAAAGAATGCTTGACTTAACAGGTGTTGACGGTGTTATGATCGGTCGTGGAGCATTGGGGAACCCTTGGATGCTTTACCAAACGATCCAGTACTTAGAAACTGGGGAGATACCACCGATGCCTACCCCATCGGAAAAAATAGAAGTGTGTCTTCTCCATCTTGAACGCTTAATTCGGCTAAAAGGTGAGAAGATTGCTGTCATGGAAATGCGCAAACATGCTGCCTGGTATTTGAAAGGCTTGCGCGGAAATGCAAAAATTAGAAGAAAAATCAATGAAATAGAAACGAAAGGTGAACTCACTGCTGTGCTCTATGATTATGTGGACCAATTGAGGGATGACCAGGAAGCTGAGGCAGTGTAG